In the bacterium genome, one interval contains:
- a CDS encoding T9SS type A sorting domain-containing protein produces LPGAAAVKVSLYDLAGRRVTTVVDRVLSEGKHVAALEVGGMPAGVYILRLEVGGRVAAKRLAVVH; encoded by the coding sequence CCTACCCGGGGCCGCGGCGGTGAAGGTGAGCCTGTACGACCTGGCGGGACGCCGGGTGACGACGGTGGTGGACCGGGTGCTGAGCGAAGGCAAGCACGTCGCGGCGCTGGAGGTGGGCGGCATGCCGGCCGGGGTGTACATACTGCGGCTCGAGGTCGGCGGCCGGGTAGCGGCCAAGAGGCTGGCGGTAGTGCACTAG